From Pseudopipra pipra isolate bDixPip1 chromosome 13, bDixPip1.hap1, whole genome shotgun sequence, a single genomic window includes:
- the FHL1 gene encoding four and a half LIM domains protein 1 isoform X2: MAFHRHTGPGSSYTVGTMSERFDCHYCRDPLHGKKYVQKEGRHCCVKCFEKFCANTCTECKKPIGADSKELHFKNRYWHDNCFRCFKCYTSLVNEPFMLRENNKVWCSNCTATEDAPRCKGCFKPIIAGDQNVEYKKMVWHKDCFTCSQCRQVIGSGSFFPKGDEFYCVSCHEHKFAKTCAKCKNPITSGGLTYQEKPWHSECFICSNCKKPLGGKRFTPVEDDFYCVECYKECVAKKCAGCKNPITGFGRGTSVVNYEDESWHDYCFKCTKCARGLANKRFVCHNGKIYCAECPKRL, translated from the exons ATGGCTTTCCACAGGCACACAG ggcctggCAGCAGTTACACCGTGGGCACCATGTCAGAGCGCTTTGACTGCCACTACTGCCGGGACCCCCTGCACGGGAAGAAGTATGTGCAGAAGgagggcaggcactgctgtGTCAAGTGCTTCGAGAAGTTCTGTGCCAACACCTGCACTGAGTGCAAGAAACCCATTGGAGCTGACTCCAAG GAGTTGCATTTCAAGAACCGTTACTGGCACGATAATTGCTTCCGCTGCTTCAAGTGCTACACGTCCCTGGTCAACGAGCCCTTCATGCTCCGGGAGAACAACAAGGTCTGGTGCAGCAACTGCACTGCTACTGAGGATGCACCCAGGTGTAAGGGCTGCTTTAAGCCCATTATTGCAG GAGACCAAAATGTTGAGTACAAGAAGATGGTCTGGCATAAGGATTGCTTCACCTGCAGCCAGTGCAGGCAAGTGATTGGATCCGGGAGCTTCTTCCCCAAGGGTGATGAATTCTACTGTGTCTCCTGCCATGAGCACAAGTTTGCCAAGACCTGCGCTAAATGCAAGAAC CCCATCACTTCTGGAGGCCTCACTTACCAGGAAAAGCCTTGGCATTCCGAGTGTTTCATTTGCTCCAACTGCAAGAAGCCGCTGGGCGGGAAGCGCTTCACCCCTGTGGAGGATGACTTTTACTGTGTTGAATGCTACAAGGAGTGCGTGGCCAAGAAGTGTGCTGGCTGCAAGAATCCTATTACAG GATTTGGAAGAGGAACCAGTGTGGTTAACTACGAGGATGAATCCTGGCACGATTATTGTTTCAAATGCACAAAGTGTGCCCGTGGTCTGGCCAACAAGCGCTTTGTTTGCCATAATGGAAAAATTTATTGTGCTGAGTGTCCCAAACGACTGTAA
- the FHL1 gene encoding four and a half LIM domains protein 1 isoform X4, whose product MSERFDCHYCRDPLHGKKYVQKEGRHCCVKCFEKFCANTCTECKKPIGADSKELHFKNRYWHDNCFRCFKCYTSLVNEPFMLRENNKVWCSNCTATEDAPRCKGCFKPIIAGDQNVEYKKMVWHKDCFTCSQCRQVIGSGSFFPKGDEFYCVSCHEHKFAKTCAKCKNPITSGGLTYQEKPWHSECFICSNCKKPLGGKRFTPVEDDFYCVECYKECVAKKCAGCKNPITGFGRGTSVVNYEDESWHDYCFKCTKCARGLANKRFVCHNGKIYCAECPKRL is encoded by the exons ATGTCAGAGCGCTTTGACTGCCACTACTGCCGGGACCCCCTGCACGGGAAGAAGTATGTGCAGAAGgagggcaggcactgctgtGTCAAGTGCTTCGAGAAGTTCTGTGCCAACACCTGCACTGAGTGCAAGAAACCCATTGGAGCTGACTCCAAG GAGTTGCATTTCAAGAACCGTTACTGGCACGATAATTGCTTCCGCTGCTTCAAGTGCTACACGTCCCTGGTCAACGAGCCCTTCATGCTCCGGGAGAACAACAAGGTCTGGTGCAGCAACTGCACTGCTACTGAGGATGCACCCAGGTGTAAGGGCTGCTTTAAGCCCATTATTGCAG GAGACCAAAATGTTGAGTACAAGAAGATGGTCTGGCATAAGGATTGCTTCACCTGCAGCCAGTGCAGGCAAGTGATTGGATCCGGGAGCTTCTTCCCCAAGGGTGATGAATTCTACTGTGTCTCCTGCCATGAGCACAAGTTTGCCAAGACCTGCGCTAAATGCAAGAAC CCCATCACTTCTGGAGGCCTCACTTACCAGGAAAAGCCTTGGCATTCCGAGTGTTTCATTTGCTCCAACTGCAAGAAGCCGCTGGGCGGGAAGCGCTTCACCCCTGTGGAGGATGACTTTTACTGTGTTGAATGCTACAAGGAGTGCGTGGCCAAGAAGTGTGCTGGCTGCAAGAATCCTATTACAG GATTTGGAAGAGGAACCAGTGTGGTTAACTACGAGGATGAATCCTGGCACGATTATTGTTTCAAATGCACAAAGTGTGCCCGTGGTCTGGCCAACAAGCGCTTTGTTTGCCATAATGGAAAAATTTATTGTGCTGAGTGTCCCAAACGACTGTAA
- the FHL1 gene encoding four and a half LIM domains protein 1 isoform X1 — protein sequence MAFHRHTGPGSSYTVGTMSERFDCHYCRDPLHGKKYVQKEGRHCCVKCFEKFCANTCTECKKPIGADSKELHFKNRYWHDNCFRCFKCYTSLVNEPFMLRENNKVWCSNCTATEDAPRCKGCFKPIIAGDQNVEYKKMVWHKDCFTCSQCRQVIGSGSFFPKGDEFYCVSCHEHKFAKTCAKCKNPITSGGLTYQEKPWHSECFICSNCKKPLGGKRFTPVEDDFYCVECYKECVAKKCAGCKNPITAGFGRGTSVVNYEDESWHDYCFKCTKCARGLANKRFVCHNGKIYCAECPKRL from the exons ATGGCTTTCCACAGGCACACAG ggcctggCAGCAGTTACACCGTGGGCACCATGTCAGAGCGCTTTGACTGCCACTACTGCCGGGACCCCCTGCACGGGAAGAAGTATGTGCAGAAGgagggcaggcactgctgtGTCAAGTGCTTCGAGAAGTTCTGTGCCAACACCTGCACTGAGTGCAAGAAACCCATTGGAGCTGACTCCAAG GAGTTGCATTTCAAGAACCGTTACTGGCACGATAATTGCTTCCGCTGCTTCAAGTGCTACACGTCCCTGGTCAACGAGCCCTTCATGCTCCGGGAGAACAACAAGGTCTGGTGCAGCAACTGCACTGCTACTGAGGATGCACCCAGGTGTAAGGGCTGCTTTAAGCCCATTATTGCAG GAGACCAAAATGTTGAGTACAAGAAGATGGTCTGGCATAAGGATTGCTTCACCTGCAGCCAGTGCAGGCAAGTGATTGGATCCGGGAGCTTCTTCCCCAAGGGTGATGAATTCTACTGTGTCTCCTGCCATGAGCACAAGTTTGCCAAGACCTGCGCTAAATGCAAGAAC CCCATCACTTCTGGAGGCCTCACTTACCAGGAAAAGCCTTGGCATTCCGAGTGTTTCATTTGCTCCAACTGCAAGAAGCCGCTGGGCGGGAAGCGCTTCACCCCTGTGGAGGATGACTTTTACTGTGTTGAATGCTACAAGGAGTGCGTGGCCAAGAAGTGTGCTGGCTGCAAGAATCCTATTACAG CAGGATTTGGAAGAGGAACCAGTGTGGTTAACTACGAGGATGAATCCTGGCACGATTATTGTTTCAAATGCACAAAGTGTGCCCGTGGTCTGGCCAACAAGCGCTTTGTTTGCCATAATGGAAAAATTTATTGTGCTGAGTGTCCCAAACGACTGTAA
- the FHL1 gene encoding four and a half LIM domains protein 1 isoform X3: protein MSERFDCHYCRDPLHGKKYVQKEGRHCCVKCFEKFCANTCTECKKPIGADSKELHFKNRYWHDNCFRCFKCYTSLVNEPFMLRENNKVWCSNCTATEDAPRCKGCFKPIIAGDQNVEYKKMVWHKDCFTCSQCRQVIGSGSFFPKGDEFYCVSCHEHKFAKTCAKCKNPITSGGLTYQEKPWHSECFICSNCKKPLGGKRFTPVEDDFYCVECYKECVAKKCAGCKNPITAGFGRGTSVVNYEDESWHDYCFKCTKCARGLANKRFVCHNGKIYCAECPKRL from the exons ATGTCAGAGCGCTTTGACTGCCACTACTGCCGGGACCCCCTGCACGGGAAGAAGTATGTGCAGAAGgagggcaggcactgctgtGTCAAGTGCTTCGAGAAGTTCTGTGCCAACACCTGCACTGAGTGCAAGAAACCCATTGGAGCTGACTCCAAG GAGTTGCATTTCAAGAACCGTTACTGGCACGATAATTGCTTCCGCTGCTTCAAGTGCTACACGTCCCTGGTCAACGAGCCCTTCATGCTCCGGGAGAACAACAAGGTCTGGTGCAGCAACTGCACTGCTACTGAGGATGCACCCAGGTGTAAGGGCTGCTTTAAGCCCATTATTGCAG GAGACCAAAATGTTGAGTACAAGAAGATGGTCTGGCATAAGGATTGCTTCACCTGCAGCCAGTGCAGGCAAGTGATTGGATCCGGGAGCTTCTTCCCCAAGGGTGATGAATTCTACTGTGTCTCCTGCCATGAGCACAAGTTTGCCAAGACCTGCGCTAAATGCAAGAAC CCCATCACTTCTGGAGGCCTCACTTACCAGGAAAAGCCTTGGCATTCCGAGTGTTTCATTTGCTCCAACTGCAAGAAGCCGCTGGGCGGGAAGCGCTTCACCCCTGTGGAGGATGACTTTTACTGTGTTGAATGCTACAAGGAGTGCGTGGCCAAGAAGTGTGCTGGCTGCAAGAATCCTATTACAG CAGGATTTGGAAGAGGAACCAGTGTGGTTAACTACGAGGATGAATCCTGGCACGATTATTGTTTCAAATGCACAAAGTGTGCCCGTGGTCTGGCCAACAAGCGCTTTGTTTGCCATAATGGAAAAATTTATTGTGCTGAGTGTCCCAAACGACTGTAA